From the genome of Vicia villosa cultivar HV-30 ecotype Madison, WI linkage group LG2, Vvil1.0, whole genome shotgun sequence, one region includes:
- the LOC131653597 gene encoding disease resistance protein RPV1-like isoform X2, which translates to MGYQEQQACLSFSNLMQGGEASNSSMDYSHNQSCRYDVFISFRGPDTRNNFVDHLYDHLTRKGIFAFKDDKRLEKGESLSPQLLQAIKNSRISIVVFSERYAESTWCLEEMATIAECRIEFNQKVFPVFYDVDPSHVRKQIGVYQNSFNFDRMSSKHGWNKAMRWVNAMRVLANLVGWDVRNKPESTEIETIVQAVIKSLNHKFSGFSSDLVGMQPRIEELEKLLRLSSKDDDFRVLGIWGMGGVGKTTHAAVLYDRISYQFDACCFINNISKLYMDGGGVAVQKQILRQALDERNLDSYDTGEIAGIMINRLQGGIKVLLVLDNVDQYEQLEELAIDPKLLCKESRIIITTRDEHILRVYGVDKIHKVPLLNSNDASELFSRRAFRGEERSNNCIELIPEILKYAQNLPLAIKVVGSFLCTRDATQWRDALNRLKNNPDNKIMDVLQMSVDGLEHEEKEIFLHIACFFKGEREDYVKRILDACGLYPHIGIQRVIEKSLITIKNQEIHMHDMLQELGKKIVRHRFLGDPTSWSRLWQYHDFYQVLTTETGTNNVKAIVLDQKESFSKCRAEGFLNMSNLALLILYHNNFSGSLDFLSNNLRYLLWHGYPFTSLPSNFEPYYIVELNMPHSNIQWLWEGRKELPNLKRMDLSNSKNLIETPKFFWTPKLERLDFTGCTNLIQVHPSIGHLTELVFLCLQNCSSLANLDFGSVSRLNSLRVLRLSGCTKLEKTPDLTGASVLEYLDMDECTTLSKVHESIGDLTKLKFLSLRNCTNLVEMPDWIKRMASLVTLDFCGCSSLTILPLKWTHTDHMSSLIFLDLSFCNLHEVPDTIGTLHTLERLNLQGNKFRSLPDDFFGLDNLAYVNLSHCHELESNELLFSQSVSQSASKSASSGGRYFSIVAGSRDHRSGFYIFDCPKFIVKSKYQSIECSWLQRLLQGPHHFRGGFDIVVPWDWENIYFPSSCCIPKWFNYTFDSDSIIRIVEFGEFDKKFGFVFCVAFEVNNCPANSGSAQDSFSSALPHPLYLSFESEHTEECFVLPLSLELHKIDGSRHLWLIYISQEHCHFLKTGAHITFKACPGLSIKKWGLRSLIKDQLSYHVPSFWEHLPDTDAPQLFFDHVQKTSMKSGTKIQLPYNWLFTEEEVVENSGAKSKETALSNLGL; encoded by the exons ATGGGATATCAGGAACAA CAAGCTTGTTTGTCTTTTTCCAATTTGATGCAAGGAGGTGAAGCTTCCAATTCTTCCATGGATTATAGCCACAATCAGAGCTGTAGATATGATGTGTTTATCAGTTTCAGAGGTCCTGACACACGCAACAACTTTGTCGACCATCTTTATGATCATCTAACTAGGAAGGGCATTTTTGCCTTCAAGGACGATAAAaggcttgaaaaaggagaatcccTTTCCCCGCAACTTCTACAAGCAATTAAAAATTCACGGATTTCTATTGTTGTCTTCTCCGAAAGATATGCCGAGTCTACATGGTGTTTGGAAGAGATGGCTACTATTGCTGAATGCCGTATAGAATTCAATCAAAAAGTATTTCCTGTTTTTTATGATGTCGATCCATCTCATGTACGAAAACAAATTGGGGTGTACCAGAACTCTTTTAATTTCGACAGGATGAGTTCCAAACATGGTTGGAATAAGGCTATGAGATGGGTGAATGCTATGAGAGTTTTAGCTAACTTAGTCGGTTGGGATGTCAGGAACAA GCCAGAGTCTACAGAGATTGAAACAATTGTTCAAGCAGTAATAAAGTCTTTGAATCATAAATTCTCAGGGTTTAGCAGCGATCTTGTTGGGATGCAACCTCGCATAGAAGAATTAGAAAAGCTTCTAAGATTGAGCTCAAAGGATGACGACTTCCGAGTATTGGGAATTTGGGGGATGGGTGGAGTAGGGAAGACAACTCATGCTGCTGTTTTGTATGATAGAATCTCTTATCAGTTTGATGCTTGTTGTTTTATTAATAACATAAGCAAACTTTATATGGATGGTGGTGGTGTTGCTGTACAAAAACAGATTCTTCGTCAAGCTCTAGATGAAAGAAATCTAGACTCATACGATACTGGTGAGATAGCTGGGATTATGATAAATAGACTTCAGGGTGGCATTAAGGTCCTTCTAGTTCTTGACAATGTTGATCAGTATGAACAATTGGAGGAATTGGCTATAGATCCTAAGTTGCTTTGCAAAGAAAGTAGAATAATCATAACTACAAGGGACGAGCATATTCTAAGAGTGTATGGGGTggataaaattcacaaagttccgCTGTTGAATAGTAATGATGCTTCTGAACTTTTTAGTAGAAGAGCCTTCAGAGGTGAAGAACGAAGCAACAATTGTATTGAATTGATTCCAGAGATACTAAAATATGCTCAAAATCTTCCATTAGCAATTAAAGTAGTGGGCTCTTTCTTGTGTACCCGAGATGCAACTCAGTGGAGAGATGCTTTGAATAGATTGAAGAACAATCCAGACAATAAAATTATGGACGTGCTCCAGATGAGTGTTGATGGACTAGAACATGAGGAGAAGGAAATATTTCTCCACATTGCTTGTTTTTTTAAAGGGGAGAGGGAAGATTATGTAAAGAGAATTCTAGATGCATGTGGATTATACCCTCACATTGGTATTCAGAGAGTCATTGAGAAGTCACTCATTACGATTAAAAACCAAGAAATTCATATGCATGATATGTTACAAGAACTTGGGAAGAAAATCGTCCGGCACCGATTTCTCGGAGACCCAACATCATGGAGTAGATTATGGCAATACCATGATTTCTATCAAGTCTTGACAACAGAAACG GGAACAAACAATGTTAAAGCTATAGTTCTGGATCAAAAGGAAAGTTTCTCCAAATGCAGGGCTGAAGGATTTTTAAATATGAGCAACCTTGCACTTCTCATATTGTATCATAATAATTTTTCAGGAAGTTTGGATTTTCTTTCCAACAACTTGCGATATCTTTTGTGGCATGGATACCCTTTTACTTCTTTGCCGTCAAATTTTGAGCCATATTATATTGTGGAATTGAATATGCCTCATAGTAACATTCAGTGGCTGTGGGAAGGTCGCAAG GAACTACCTAATTTGAAAAGGATGGATTTGAGCAACTCCAAAAATCTTATAGAGACACCAAAGTTTTTTTGGACCCCAAAACTGGAGCGGCTAGATTTTACAGGATGCACAAACTTAATACAGGTCCATCCATCAATTGGACATCTTACAGAACTTgttttcttatgtttgcaaaactGCAGCAGTTTGGCCAACCTTGATTTTGGTAGTGTATCAAGATTAAATTCTCTGAGAGTTCTGCGCCTTTCCGGTTGTACGAAACTTGAAAAGACGCCTGATTTAACTGGGGCATCAGTCCTTGAATACcttgatatggatgaatgtacaACTTTATCCAAAGTTCATGAATCCATTGGGGATTTGACAAAGCTTAAATTCTTGAGTTTGAGAAACTGCACAAATCTGGTTGAAATGCCTGATTGGATTAAGAGGATGGCGTCCCTTGTAACTCTAGATTTTTGCGGTTGCTCGAGTCTTACAATTCTACCCTTGAAATGGACTCATACTGATCATATGAGTTCTTTGATTTTTCTAGATTTAAGCTTTTGCAATCTTCATGAAGTACCAGATACTATTGGAACGTTACATACGTTAGAAAGACTAAATCTACAAGGAAACAAGTTTCGTTCACTACCTGATGATTTCTTTGGTCTTGATAACCTAGCATATGTAAACTTATCTCATTGCCATGAGCTTGAAAGTAATGAGCTCCTATTTTCACAAAGTGTTTCACAAAGTGCTTCAAAAAGTGcttcttctggaggaagatattTTAGCATAGTAGCGGGATCTCGTGATCATAGGTCAGGATTTTATATATTTGACTGCCCTAAGTTCATTGTTAAATCCAAATACCAATCCATAGAATGTTCATGGTTACAAAGACTACTTCAG GGTCCCCATCACTTCCGGGGTGGCTTTGACATTGTTGTTCCTTGGGATTGGGAAAACATTTATTTTCCGTCAAGTTGTTGCATTCCAAAATGGTTCAATTACACATTTGATAGTGATTCAATAATAAGGATAGTAGAGTTTGGTGAGTTTGATAAGAAGTTTGGCTTTGTCTTCTGTGTGGCATTTGAGGTAAACAATTGTCCTGCAAATTCTGGTTCGGCACAGGATTCATTTTCCTCAGCACTCCCACATCCCTTATATCTTTCTTTTGAAAGTGAACACACAGAGGAATGCTTTGTTTTGCCGCTCAGTTTGGAACTGCACAAAATTGATGGctccagacatctttggctaatCTATATCTCTCAAGAGCACTGCCATTTTTTAAAAACTGGAGCACATATCACATTTAAAGCCTGCCCAGGTTTGTCAATAAAGAAATGGGGATTACGTTCGTTAATCAAGGATCAATTATCATATCATGTCCCTAGCTTCTGGGAACACTTACCAGACACTGATGCGCCCCAACTTTTCTTTGATCATGTACAAAAAACCAGCATGAAGTCTGGAACTAAAATCCAACTTCCTTACAATTGGTTGTTTACTGAAGAGGAAGTAGTTGAGAATTCTGGAGCAAAGTCAAAAGAAACTGCTCTTTCTAATCTGGGCCTTTAG
- the LOC131653597 gene encoding disease resistance protein RPV1-like isoform X1, whose product MGYQEQRQTRTCEIQRHTWNRNLPVSDCEKLQLLQACLSFSNLMQGGEASNSSMDYSHNQSCRYDVFISFRGPDTRNNFVDHLYDHLTRKGIFAFKDDKRLEKGESLSPQLLQAIKNSRISIVVFSERYAESTWCLEEMATIAECRIEFNQKVFPVFYDVDPSHVRKQIGVYQNSFNFDRMSSKHGWNKAMRWVNAMRVLANLVGWDVRNKPESTEIETIVQAVIKSLNHKFSGFSSDLVGMQPRIEELEKLLRLSSKDDDFRVLGIWGMGGVGKTTHAAVLYDRISYQFDACCFINNISKLYMDGGGVAVQKQILRQALDERNLDSYDTGEIAGIMINRLQGGIKVLLVLDNVDQYEQLEELAIDPKLLCKESRIIITTRDEHILRVYGVDKIHKVPLLNSNDASELFSRRAFRGEERSNNCIELIPEILKYAQNLPLAIKVVGSFLCTRDATQWRDALNRLKNNPDNKIMDVLQMSVDGLEHEEKEIFLHIACFFKGEREDYVKRILDACGLYPHIGIQRVIEKSLITIKNQEIHMHDMLQELGKKIVRHRFLGDPTSWSRLWQYHDFYQVLTTETGTNNVKAIVLDQKESFSKCRAEGFLNMSNLALLILYHNNFSGSLDFLSNNLRYLLWHGYPFTSLPSNFEPYYIVELNMPHSNIQWLWEGRKELPNLKRMDLSNSKNLIETPKFFWTPKLERLDFTGCTNLIQVHPSIGHLTELVFLCLQNCSSLANLDFGSVSRLNSLRVLRLSGCTKLEKTPDLTGASVLEYLDMDECTTLSKVHESIGDLTKLKFLSLRNCTNLVEMPDWIKRMASLVTLDFCGCSSLTILPLKWTHTDHMSSLIFLDLSFCNLHEVPDTIGTLHTLERLNLQGNKFRSLPDDFFGLDNLAYVNLSHCHELESNELLFSQSVSQSASKSASSGGRYFSIVAGSRDHRSGFYIFDCPKFIVKSKYQSIECSWLQRLLQGPHHFRGGFDIVVPWDWENIYFPSSCCIPKWFNYTFDSDSIIRIVEFGEFDKKFGFVFCVAFEVNNCPANSGSAQDSFSSALPHPLYLSFESEHTEECFVLPLSLELHKIDGSRHLWLIYISQEHCHFLKTGAHITFKACPGLSIKKWGLRSLIKDQLSYHVPSFWEHLPDTDAPQLFFDHVQKTSMKSGTKIQLPYNWLFTEEEVVENSGAKSKETALSNLGL is encoded by the exons ATGGGATATCAGGAACAA AGACAAACCCGAACCTGCGAGATTCAGAGGCATACTTGGAATAGGAATCTGCCTGTTTCGGACTGTGAAAAGCTTCAACTTTTG CAAGCTTGTTTGTCTTTTTCCAATTTGATGCAAGGAGGTGAAGCTTCCAATTCTTCCATGGATTATAGCCACAATCAGAGCTGTAGATATGATGTGTTTATCAGTTTCAGAGGTCCTGACACACGCAACAACTTTGTCGACCATCTTTATGATCATCTAACTAGGAAGGGCATTTTTGCCTTCAAGGACGATAAAaggcttgaaaaaggagaatcccTTTCCCCGCAACTTCTACAAGCAATTAAAAATTCACGGATTTCTATTGTTGTCTTCTCCGAAAGATATGCCGAGTCTACATGGTGTTTGGAAGAGATGGCTACTATTGCTGAATGCCGTATAGAATTCAATCAAAAAGTATTTCCTGTTTTTTATGATGTCGATCCATCTCATGTACGAAAACAAATTGGGGTGTACCAGAACTCTTTTAATTTCGACAGGATGAGTTCCAAACATGGTTGGAATAAGGCTATGAGATGGGTGAATGCTATGAGAGTTTTAGCTAACTTAGTCGGTTGGGATGTCAGGAACAA GCCAGAGTCTACAGAGATTGAAACAATTGTTCAAGCAGTAATAAAGTCTTTGAATCATAAATTCTCAGGGTTTAGCAGCGATCTTGTTGGGATGCAACCTCGCATAGAAGAATTAGAAAAGCTTCTAAGATTGAGCTCAAAGGATGACGACTTCCGAGTATTGGGAATTTGGGGGATGGGTGGAGTAGGGAAGACAACTCATGCTGCTGTTTTGTATGATAGAATCTCTTATCAGTTTGATGCTTGTTGTTTTATTAATAACATAAGCAAACTTTATATGGATGGTGGTGGTGTTGCTGTACAAAAACAGATTCTTCGTCAAGCTCTAGATGAAAGAAATCTAGACTCATACGATACTGGTGAGATAGCTGGGATTATGATAAATAGACTTCAGGGTGGCATTAAGGTCCTTCTAGTTCTTGACAATGTTGATCAGTATGAACAATTGGAGGAATTGGCTATAGATCCTAAGTTGCTTTGCAAAGAAAGTAGAATAATCATAACTACAAGGGACGAGCATATTCTAAGAGTGTATGGGGTggataaaattcacaaagttccgCTGTTGAATAGTAATGATGCTTCTGAACTTTTTAGTAGAAGAGCCTTCAGAGGTGAAGAACGAAGCAACAATTGTATTGAATTGATTCCAGAGATACTAAAATATGCTCAAAATCTTCCATTAGCAATTAAAGTAGTGGGCTCTTTCTTGTGTACCCGAGATGCAACTCAGTGGAGAGATGCTTTGAATAGATTGAAGAACAATCCAGACAATAAAATTATGGACGTGCTCCAGATGAGTGTTGATGGACTAGAACATGAGGAGAAGGAAATATTTCTCCACATTGCTTGTTTTTTTAAAGGGGAGAGGGAAGATTATGTAAAGAGAATTCTAGATGCATGTGGATTATACCCTCACATTGGTATTCAGAGAGTCATTGAGAAGTCACTCATTACGATTAAAAACCAAGAAATTCATATGCATGATATGTTACAAGAACTTGGGAAGAAAATCGTCCGGCACCGATTTCTCGGAGACCCAACATCATGGAGTAGATTATGGCAATACCATGATTTCTATCAAGTCTTGACAACAGAAACG GGAACAAACAATGTTAAAGCTATAGTTCTGGATCAAAAGGAAAGTTTCTCCAAATGCAGGGCTGAAGGATTTTTAAATATGAGCAACCTTGCACTTCTCATATTGTATCATAATAATTTTTCAGGAAGTTTGGATTTTCTTTCCAACAACTTGCGATATCTTTTGTGGCATGGATACCCTTTTACTTCTTTGCCGTCAAATTTTGAGCCATATTATATTGTGGAATTGAATATGCCTCATAGTAACATTCAGTGGCTGTGGGAAGGTCGCAAG GAACTACCTAATTTGAAAAGGATGGATTTGAGCAACTCCAAAAATCTTATAGAGACACCAAAGTTTTTTTGGACCCCAAAACTGGAGCGGCTAGATTTTACAGGATGCACAAACTTAATACAGGTCCATCCATCAATTGGACATCTTACAGAACTTgttttcttatgtttgcaaaactGCAGCAGTTTGGCCAACCTTGATTTTGGTAGTGTATCAAGATTAAATTCTCTGAGAGTTCTGCGCCTTTCCGGTTGTACGAAACTTGAAAAGACGCCTGATTTAACTGGGGCATCAGTCCTTGAATACcttgatatggatgaatgtacaACTTTATCCAAAGTTCATGAATCCATTGGGGATTTGACAAAGCTTAAATTCTTGAGTTTGAGAAACTGCACAAATCTGGTTGAAATGCCTGATTGGATTAAGAGGATGGCGTCCCTTGTAACTCTAGATTTTTGCGGTTGCTCGAGTCTTACAATTCTACCCTTGAAATGGACTCATACTGATCATATGAGTTCTTTGATTTTTCTAGATTTAAGCTTTTGCAATCTTCATGAAGTACCAGATACTATTGGAACGTTACATACGTTAGAAAGACTAAATCTACAAGGAAACAAGTTTCGTTCACTACCTGATGATTTCTTTGGTCTTGATAACCTAGCATATGTAAACTTATCTCATTGCCATGAGCTTGAAAGTAATGAGCTCCTATTTTCACAAAGTGTTTCACAAAGTGCTTCAAAAAGTGcttcttctggaggaagatattTTAGCATAGTAGCGGGATCTCGTGATCATAGGTCAGGATTTTATATATTTGACTGCCCTAAGTTCATTGTTAAATCCAAATACCAATCCATAGAATGTTCATGGTTACAAAGACTACTTCAG GGTCCCCATCACTTCCGGGGTGGCTTTGACATTGTTGTTCCTTGGGATTGGGAAAACATTTATTTTCCGTCAAGTTGTTGCATTCCAAAATGGTTCAATTACACATTTGATAGTGATTCAATAATAAGGATAGTAGAGTTTGGTGAGTTTGATAAGAAGTTTGGCTTTGTCTTCTGTGTGGCATTTGAGGTAAACAATTGTCCTGCAAATTCTGGTTCGGCACAGGATTCATTTTCCTCAGCACTCCCACATCCCTTATATCTTTCTTTTGAAAGTGAACACACAGAGGAATGCTTTGTTTTGCCGCTCAGTTTGGAACTGCACAAAATTGATGGctccagacatctttggctaatCTATATCTCTCAAGAGCACTGCCATTTTTTAAAAACTGGAGCACATATCACATTTAAAGCCTGCCCAGGTTTGTCAATAAAGAAATGGGGATTACGTTCGTTAATCAAGGATCAATTATCATATCATGTCCCTAGCTTCTGGGAACACTTACCAGACACTGATGCGCCCCAACTTTTCTTTGATCATGTACAAAAAACCAGCATGAAGTCTGGAACTAAAATCCAACTTCCTTACAATTGGTTGTTTACTGAAGAGGAAGTAGTTGAGAATTCTGGAGCAAAGTCAAAAGAAACTGCTCTTTCTAATCTGGGCCTTTAG
- the LOC131653597 gene encoding disease resistance protein RPV1-like isoform X4 — MRFKHDQNKVGRWSNAMKVLANLVGWDIRNKDKPEPARFRGILGIGICLFRTVKSFNFWPESTEIETIVQAVIKSLNHKFSGFSSDLVGMQPRIEELEKLLRLSSKDDDFRVLGIWGMGGVGKTTHAAVLYDRISYQFDACCFINNISKLYMDGGGVAVQKQILRQALDERNLDSYDTGEIAGIMINRLQGGIKVLLVLDNVDQYEQLEELAIDPKLLCKESRIIITTRDEHILRVYGVDKIHKVPLLNSNDASELFSRRAFRGEERSNNCIELIPEILKYAQNLPLAIKVVGSFLCTRDATQWRDALNRLKNNPDNKIMDVLQMSVDGLEHEEKEIFLHIACFFKGEREDYVKRILDACGLYPHIGIQRVIEKSLITIKNQEIHMHDMLQELGKKIVRHRFLGDPTSWSRLWQYHDFYQVLTTETGTNNVKAIVLDQKESFSKCRAEGFLNMSNLALLILYHNNFSGSLDFLSNNLRYLLWHGYPFTSLPSNFEPYYIVELNMPHSNIQWLWEGRKELPNLKRMDLSNSKNLIETPKFFWTPKLERLDFTGCTNLIQVHPSIGHLTELVFLCLQNCSSLANLDFGSVSRLNSLRVLRLSGCTKLEKTPDLTGASVLEYLDMDECTTLSKVHESIGDLTKLKFLSLRNCTNLVEMPDWIKRMASLVTLDFCGCSSLTILPLKWTHTDHMSSLIFLDLSFCNLHEVPDTIGTLHTLERLNLQGNKFRSLPDDFFGLDNLAYVNLSHCHELESNELLFSQSVSQSASKSASSGGRYFSIVAGSRDHRSGFYIFDCPKFIVKSKYQSIECSWLQRLLQGPHHFRGGFDIVVPWDWENIYFPSSCCIPKWFNYTFDSDSIIRIVEFGEFDKKFGFVFCVAFEVNNCPANSGSAQDSFSSALPHPLYLSFESEHTEECFVLPLSLELHKIDGSRHLWLIYISQEHCHFLKTGAHITFKACPGLSIKKWGLRSLIKDQLSYHVPSFWEHLPDTDAPQLFFDHVQKTSMKSGTKIQLPYNWLFTEEEVVENSGAKSKETALSNLGL; from the exons ATGAGATTCAAACATGATCAGAATAAGGTTGGGAGGTGGAGTAATGCTATGAAAGTTTTAGCTAACTTAGTCGGATGGGATATCAGGAACAA AGACAAACCCGAACCTGCGAGATTCAGAGGCATACTTGGAATAGGAATCTGCCTGTTTCGGACTGTGAAAAGCTTCAACTTTTG GCCAGAGTCTACAGAGATTGAAACAATTGTTCAAGCAGTAATAAAGTCTTTGAATCATAAATTCTCAGGGTTTAGCAGCGATCTTGTTGGGATGCAACCTCGCATAGAAGAATTAGAAAAGCTTCTAAGATTGAGCTCAAAGGATGACGACTTCCGAGTATTGGGAATTTGGGGGATGGGTGGAGTAGGGAAGACAACTCATGCTGCTGTTTTGTATGATAGAATCTCTTATCAGTTTGATGCTTGTTGTTTTATTAATAACATAAGCAAACTTTATATGGATGGTGGTGGTGTTGCTGTACAAAAACAGATTCTTCGTCAAGCTCTAGATGAAAGAAATCTAGACTCATACGATACTGGTGAGATAGCTGGGATTATGATAAATAGACTTCAGGGTGGCATTAAGGTCCTTCTAGTTCTTGACAATGTTGATCAGTATGAACAATTGGAGGAATTGGCTATAGATCCTAAGTTGCTTTGCAAAGAAAGTAGAATAATCATAACTACAAGGGACGAGCATATTCTAAGAGTGTATGGGGTggataaaattcacaaagttccgCTGTTGAATAGTAATGATGCTTCTGAACTTTTTAGTAGAAGAGCCTTCAGAGGTGAAGAACGAAGCAACAATTGTATTGAATTGATTCCAGAGATACTAAAATATGCTCAAAATCTTCCATTAGCAATTAAAGTAGTGGGCTCTTTCTTGTGTACCCGAGATGCAACTCAGTGGAGAGATGCTTTGAATAGATTGAAGAACAATCCAGACAATAAAATTATGGACGTGCTCCAGATGAGTGTTGATGGACTAGAACATGAGGAGAAGGAAATATTTCTCCACATTGCTTGTTTTTTTAAAGGGGAGAGGGAAGATTATGTAAAGAGAATTCTAGATGCATGTGGATTATACCCTCACATTGGTATTCAGAGAGTCATTGAGAAGTCACTCATTACGATTAAAAACCAAGAAATTCATATGCATGATATGTTACAAGAACTTGGGAAGAAAATCGTCCGGCACCGATTTCTCGGAGACCCAACATCATGGAGTAGATTATGGCAATACCATGATTTCTATCAAGTCTTGACAACAGAAACG GGAACAAACAATGTTAAAGCTATAGTTCTGGATCAAAAGGAAAGTTTCTCCAAATGCAGGGCTGAAGGATTTTTAAATATGAGCAACCTTGCACTTCTCATATTGTATCATAATAATTTTTCAGGAAGTTTGGATTTTCTTTCCAACAACTTGCGATATCTTTTGTGGCATGGATACCCTTTTACTTCTTTGCCGTCAAATTTTGAGCCATATTATATTGTGGAATTGAATATGCCTCATAGTAACATTCAGTGGCTGTGGGAAGGTCGCAAG GAACTACCTAATTTGAAAAGGATGGATTTGAGCAACTCCAAAAATCTTATAGAGACACCAAAGTTTTTTTGGACCCCAAAACTGGAGCGGCTAGATTTTACAGGATGCACAAACTTAATACAGGTCCATCCATCAATTGGACATCTTACAGAACTTgttttcttatgtttgcaaaactGCAGCAGTTTGGCCAACCTTGATTTTGGTAGTGTATCAAGATTAAATTCTCTGAGAGTTCTGCGCCTTTCCGGTTGTACGAAACTTGAAAAGACGCCTGATTTAACTGGGGCATCAGTCCTTGAATACcttgatatggatgaatgtacaACTTTATCCAAAGTTCATGAATCCATTGGGGATTTGACAAAGCTTAAATTCTTGAGTTTGAGAAACTGCACAAATCTGGTTGAAATGCCTGATTGGATTAAGAGGATGGCGTCCCTTGTAACTCTAGATTTTTGCGGTTGCTCGAGTCTTACAATTCTACCCTTGAAATGGACTCATACTGATCATATGAGTTCTTTGATTTTTCTAGATTTAAGCTTTTGCAATCTTCATGAAGTACCAGATACTATTGGAACGTTACATACGTTAGAAAGACTAAATCTACAAGGAAACAAGTTTCGTTCACTACCTGATGATTTCTTTGGTCTTGATAACCTAGCATATGTAAACTTATCTCATTGCCATGAGCTTGAAAGTAATGAGCTCCTATTTTCACAAAGTGTTTCACAAAGTGCTTCAAAAAGTGcttcttctggaggaagatattTTAGCATAGTAGCGGGATCTCGTGATCATAGGTCAGGATTTTATATATTTGACTGCCCTAAGTTCATTGTTAAATCCAAATACCAATCCATAGAATGTTCATGGTTACAAAGACTACTTCAG GGTCCCCATCACTTCCGGGGTGGCTTTGACATTGTTGTTCCTTGGGATTGGGAAAACATTTATTTTCCGTCAAGTTGTTGCATTCCAAAATGGTTCAATTACACATTTGATAGTGATTCAATAATAAGGATAGTAGAGTTTGGTGAGTTTGATAAGAAGTTTGGCTTTGTCTTCTGTGTGGCATTTGAGGTAAACAATTGTCCTGCAAATTCTGGTTCGGCACAGGATTCATTTTCCTCAGCACTCCCACATCCCTTATATCTTTCTTTTGAAAGTGAACACACAGAGGAATGCTTTGTTTTGCCGCTCAGTTTGGAACTGCACAAAATTGATGGctccagacatctttggctaatCTATATCTCTCAAGAGCACTGCCATTTTTTAAAAACTGGAGCACATATCACATTTAAAGCCTGCCCAGGTTTGTCAATAAAGAAATGGGGATTACGTTCGTTAATCAAGGATCAATTATCATATCATGTCCCTAGCTTCTGGGAACACTTACCAGACACTGATGCGCCCCAACTTTTCTTTGATCATGTACAAAAAACCAGCATGAAGTCTGGAACTAAAATCCAACTTCCTTACAATTGGTTGTTTACTGAAGAGGAAGTAGTTGAGAATTCTGGAGCAAAGTCAAAAGAAACTGCTCTTTCTAATCTGGGCCTTTAG